The nucleotide sequence GTATGCTTTTCATCGGCAGGGATACGGCACCGACCGAGGAAGCCAGGGGAATTGCCAGCAGAAGGAGGCAAAAGATAAGCAATCCAGGAAGGCGGGATGCCCTTGTATCAGGGCTGATCAAGGCCGGAGACCATGATACTTGCCAACTCTTCCAGGGCCTCAATTTGCCGGGGTCCCTGGCGGACAAGTATGTTTTCATCAATTTCGAAGACTCTGTTGTTGCGTGAGGCTTCCAGATCCTTGTATATGGGAAGAGAGAGGAACTCTTTTTTCATACCCCTGTTCAGGATGATGACTTCAGGCTGTTTCTCCACCAGCCACTCTTTTGAATAGGACCAGCCTTCCTGCTCAAAGGCGATATTTTCTCCACCGGCGAGGGTCATCAATTCGCCGATAAATGTGCTCCCTCCGGCAGTCCAGTCTCCCCCGGCACCGAATCCAAGGGCATAATAGCAGCGGGAAGGGGATTCATTCTGCTCCACTGATTCAATCACTGCTTTAAGACGTTTGCGGATATCTGCAAGAATCTCATTTCCCTTTAATTCAGCATCCAGGAGGATGGCACAGCCTGATATTACATCTTCCATGCCTTGAAAACTCTCTTCCCCATACACCAGCACCGTCGGAATCCCGTAGGATTCCAGTTTTTCCAGAACTTCAGGCGAGACATGAGTCGAGGCTATGACCAGATCGGGATTCAGGTTCACAATGGTTTCCATATTTGGTTCCATCAGGCTTCCGATGCTGGTTATCTCCTTGACTTCGGGAGGGTAGTCGCAGAAATCGGTCCGGCCGATCAGGAGATTTCCCCTCTCCAGGGCAAAAATAGTTTCTGTGATATTGGGTCCCAGTGAAATGACGGTCCCTGGATGCTCCTGATAGAGACGGCTGATACCGCGGGAATCGGTGAAACTGAAAGATCTATTATCAGCTTCTTCCTGGTCAGGTTGAGTCTGAGGGCTGGATATATTATCCTTCTGGCCGGCAGCGGACAAAGGCAGAGCCATTGTTATCAGTGTTAATAGAATGAAAATAATCTTCCTATCCATATGTAATCTCCTCGTTACATCATCACCGGTAACGGGACCGGGAGGATTGGATTGAGTTCATCCGATTCAGGTTTTCTGACTTACAGATCATAAAATTCTGCCGGGCCTTCCCAGTTTCCCAGTGGCCTATTACCTTTTCTAAAGCAATGGATGACAGAATCCTCCCTGTTTACAGCGGCGGGACCGTGGAGGAATTGCACCTCTCTTCCCTCAATACAGGATGTTGGACGCCATTATATACCGAAATGATTTCTTATGCCATTCCATGGACTCGGGGTAACACTATTATCATTGACATCTGGGGGCAGAATTGTAAAATAAAAGGAATACGACTCACGGGAGAATGCTTTTTTGAGAATTTCAAAGAATATCATATCCATATATCTGATCTTCATGATAATCCTGTTTTTTCTGATCGCTGTGATTACAGATGGTTTTATGGAATCCTGGCGTGGTTTTTTGGAGCTGCAGCTCCATCCCGGCAGGTTGATCAACGATTTTTTTGCTCTGGTTGGAATAGGAGGGACACTCCTTAATGCTTCTCTTGTCGGTTTGATTGGGGTTGTTCTTATTTATACCACAGGAATTTCCTTCTCCGGCCCTACATTTGCCGCCATTTTTACGATGATGGGATTTGGATTGTTCGGTAAAACACCTCTGAATATCCTTCCGATTATTCTTGGAGTGACCCTGTCGGCCCATCTGGTGGGAAAAAAACTACGGGATTATATGATCATTGCCCTTTTTGGAACAGCCCTGGGACCACTGGTGAGTGTACTTTTTCTGGAAACAGGTCTGATGCTCTGGCAGGGGTTGATTCTGGGGGTTCTGGGGGGCATTGCTGCGGGTTTTATTCTCCCCTCCCTGGCTGTTGCCATGCTGCATATGCACCAGGGGTACAGCCTTTATAACATGGGCCTCACCTGTGGTTTTCTGGGGATTTTTGCAGCGTCTCTACTCAAAGCCGCGGGACTTCCTTTTGAGAACGCCCTGGCCTGGTATTCAGAAGAGATACTTCTTCTCAAGCTTCTGGTGCCATTTTTGTCTCTGGTTTTGATCTTTACGGGTTTTGTGAAAGAGAAAGTCAGGGTCTTCTCCTCATTTTGGGCCATCCAGAAGCAGTCTGGCCGGCTTCCCTCTGATTTTGCCGACATGGAGAGCAGCGGCGGGGCTTTTTTGAATGCCGGACTGATCGGTTTGGCAGGGTCGGCTCTCGTA is from Oceanispirochaeta sp. and encodes:
- a CDS encoding DUF1576 domain-containing protein, producing the protein MRISKNIISIYLIFMIILFFLIAVITDGFMESWRGFLELQLHPGRLINDFFALVGIGGTLLNASLVGLIGVVLIYTTGISFSGPTFAAIFTMMGFGLFGKTPLNILPIILGVTLSAHLVGKKLRDYMIIALFGTALGPLVSVLFLETGLMLWQGLILGVLGGIAAGFILPSLAVAMLHMHQGYSLYNMGLTCGFLGIFAASLLKAAGLPFENALAWYSEEILLLKLLVPFLSLVLIFTGFVKEKVRVFSSFWAIQKQSGRLPSDFADMESSGGAFLNAGLIGLAGSALVFIVGADFNGPVIGGLMTIMGFGAFGTHFRNSWSVVAGVAFSCLVFSKPLSD
- a CDS encoding ABC transporter substrate-binding protein translates to MDRKIIFILLTLITMALPLSAAGQKDNISSPQTQPDQEEADNRSFSFTDSRGISRLYQEHPGTVISLGPNITETIFALERGNLLIGRTDFCDYPPEVKEITSIGSLMEPNMETIVNLNPDLVIASTHVSPEVLEKLESYGIPTVLVYGEESFQGMEDVISGCAILLDAELKGNEILADIRKRLKAVIESVEQNESPSRCYYALGFGAGGDWTAGGSTFIGELMTLAGGENIAFEQEGWSYSKEWLVEKQPEVIILNRGMKKEFLSLPIYKDLEASRNNRVFEIDENILVRQGPRQIEALEELASIMVSGLDQP